A window of the Proteus terrae subsp. cibarius genome harbors these coding sequences:
- the upp gene encoding uracil phosphoribosyltransferase encodes MKIVEVKHPLIQHKLGLMRDHDISTKRFRELASEVSSLLTYEATADLETETVTIEGWCGAVEIEQIKGKKITVVPILRAGIGMMDGVLENIPSARISVVGVYRDEETLKPVPYFQKLASNIEERMALVVDPMLATGGSMIATIDLLKNAGCTSIKVLVLVAAPEGIKALEEAHPDVELYTASIDSHLNEHGYIVPGLGDAGDKIFGTK; translated from the coding sequence ATGAAGATCGTTGAGGTAAAACACCCACTCATTCAACATAAATTGGGGCTGATGCGAGATCATGATATAAGCACTAAACGCTTTCGTGAACTGGCTTCAGAAGTTTCCAGTCTACTGACGTATGAAGCTACCGCCGATTTAGAAACAGAGACGGTAACAATAGAAGGTTGGTGTGGTGCGGTAGAGATAGAACAGATTAAAGGAAAAAAAATCACAGTAGTTCCTATCCTCCGTGCAGGTATCGGGATGATGGATGGAGTATTAGAAAATATTCCTAGTGCCCGAATCAGTGTAGTTGGCGTTTACCGCGATGAAGAAACATTAAAACCTGTCCCTTACTTCCAGAAATTAGCATCCAATATTGAAGAGCGTATGGCTCTTGTTGTTGACCCTATGTTAGCAACAGGCGGCTCTATGATTGCCACAATTGATTTATTAAAAAATGCGGGCTGTACTTCAATTAAAGTATTAGTACTGGTTGCTGCTCCAGAAGGTATTAAGGCATTAGAAGAAGCTCATCCAGATGTGGAGTTATATACTGCATCTATTGATAGTCATCTTAATGAGCACGGGTACATC
- the purM gene encoding phosphoribosylformylglycinamidine cyclo-ligase, giving the protein MTNKSSLSYKDAGVDIDAGNALVDRIKGVVKETRRPEVMGGLGGFGALCAIPSKYREPILVSGTDGVGTKLRLAMDLNRHDDIGIDLVAMCVNDLIVQGAEPLFFLDYYATGKLDVDTAARVVTGIAEGCKQSGCALVGGETAEMPGMYHGNDYDIAGFCVGVVEKSEIIDGSKVKAGDALIALASSGPHSNGYSLVRKILEVSNTQAESTPLGDKSLADHLLAPTRIYVKSLLSLIESVDIHAVAHITGGGFWENIPRVLPENTQARIESKSWEWPLVFKWLQDAGQVSTHEMYRTFNCGVGLLIAVNPNDVEKTLAHLAECGENAWLIGEIAPQAAGEAQVIIN; this is encoded by the coding sequence GTGACTAACAAATCCTCTCTCAGCTATAAAGATGCCGGTGTCGATATTGATGCAGGTAATGCTTTAGTCGATCGTATCAAAGGTGTAGTAAAAGAAACACGCCGTCCTGAAGTTATGGGGGGTTTAGGTGGTTTTGGCGCACTTTGTGCAATTCCCTCTAAATACCGCGAACCTATTTTAGTTTCAGGCACTGATGGCGTAGGAACCAAACTTCGCCTTGCGATGGATTTAAATCGCCATGATGACATCGGTATTGATTTAGTCGCAATGTGTGTCAACGATTTGATTGTTCAAGGTGCAGAACCTCTTTTCTTCCTTGACTACTATGCCACGGGAAAATTAGATGTCGATACCGCAGCACGCGTAGTAACAGGTATTGCAGAAGGTTGTAAACAATCTGGTTGTGCGCTAGTCGGTGGGGAAACTGCTGAAATGCCAGGAATGTACCACGGTAACGATTATGATATCGCAGGCTTTTGTGTCGGTGTGGTTGAAAAATCAGAAATTATCGATGGTAGCAAAGTTAAAGCTGGCGATGCACTAATCGCTTTAGCATCAAGTGGTCCTCATTCTAATGGCTATTCATTAGTCAGAAAAATTCTTGAAGTCAGCAATACGCAAGCTGAGAGCACACCATTAGGCGATAAATCATTAGCGGATCACCTATTAGCCCCTACTCGTATTTATGTGAAGTCACTACTTTCATTAATTGAAAGTGTGGACATCCACGCTGTCGCACATATTACTGGTGGCGGATTCTGGGAAAATATTCCTCGCGTATTACCTGAAAACACGCAAGCGCGTATAGAAAGTAAAAGTTGGGAATGGCCACTGGTTTTCAAATGGCTACAAGATGCCGGACAAGTCAGTACACATGAAATGTACCGCACCTTTAACTGCGGCGTTGGATTGTTAATTGCTGTTAACCCAAATGACGTTGAAAAAACCTTAGCACATCTAGCTGAGTGTGGTGAAAACGCATGGTTAATTGGTGAAATTGCACCACAAGCTGCTGGTGAAGCACAAGTTATTATTAACTAA
- the purN gene encoding phosphoribosylglycinamide formyltransferase: MKNIVVLISGNGSNLQAVIDACRANKITGNVVAVLSNKADAYGLERAKLANIPAYFVDPTLYNDRADYDKALIEKIDTYQPDIVVLAGFMRILSPDFVTHYQHKLLNIHPSLLPKYPGLHTHRQVLANKDSFHGVTVHFVTEELDGGPMIIQARIPVLPDDTEQSLQARIQTEEYRIYPLAISWLADERLKMKNNQAFLDDIALFDNLG, translated from the coding sequence ATGAAAAATATTGTCGTCCTTATCTCAGGAAACGGCAGCAACCTACAGGCGGTTATCGACGCCTGTAGGGCAAATAAAATCACAGGTAATGTGGTTGCTGTCTTAAGTAATAAAGCTGATGCATACGGTCTTGAACGAGCAAAACTGGCTAATATTCCAGCTTATTTTGTTGATCCTACTCTATATAATGACAGAGCGGATTACGATAAAGCGTTAATTGAAAAAATCGATACTTATCAGCCCGATATTGTAGTTCTAGCAGGTTTCATGCGTATTTTATCACCTGATTTTGTCACTCACTATCAGCATAAACTATTAAATATCCATCCTTCTTTACTTCCTAAATATCCCGGATTACACACTCATCGCCAAGTTTTAGCGAATAAAGACTCTTTTCATGGCGTTACTGTCCATTTTGTTACAGAAGAGCTTGATGGTGGTCCCATGATTATTCAGGCACGTATTCCTGTTTTGCCCGATGATACTGAACAATCATTACAAGCAAGAATACAAACTGAAGAGTATCGTATCTATCCATTAGCGATCAGTTGGCTAGCTGACGAGCGATTAAAAATGAAGAATAATCAAGCCTTTCTCGATGATATTGCGCTTTTCGACAACCTTGGTTAA
- the speG gene encoding spermidine N1-acetyltransferase: MSGGKKVPPIKLRPLEREDLSFVHQLDNNASVMRYWFEEPYEAFIELSDLYEKHIHDQNERRFIAESDGTKIGLVELVEIDYVHRRAEFQIIIAPAHQGHGYAARAAKLAMDYAFSVLNLYKLYLIVDKENAKAIHIYEKLGFKKEGDLIDEFFVNGAYRSAIRMCTFQAPYFEQKAKEAKPENFVKPGATIKQHV; this comes from the coding sequence ATGTCCGGTGGTAAGAAAGTTCCACCTATAAAATTACGTCCTCTCGAACGAGAAGATCTCTCTTTTGTCCATCAACTTGATAATAACGCCAGCGTTATGCGCTATTGGTTTGAAGAGCCTTATGAGGCTTTTATCGAGTTAAGCGACCTTTATGAAAAACATATTCACGACCAAAATGAACGCCGTTTTATTGCCGAAAGTGACGGCACTAAAATTGGGCTTGTCGAGTTAGTTGAAATTGATTATGTTCACCGTCGTGCTGAATTCCAAATCATCATCGCACCTGCACATCAAGGCCACGGCTATGCTGCACGAGCAGCAAAACTAGCAATGGATTATGCTTTTTCTGTACTTAATTTATACAAACTCTATTTGATCGTCGATAAAGAGAATGCTAAAGCGATTCATATTTATGAAAAGCTTGGCTTTAAAAAAGAAGGTGATTTAATAGATGAGTTTTTTGTTAACGGTGCCTACCGCTCTGCGATTAGAATGTGTACTTTCCAAGCGCCTTATTTTGAACAAAAAGCCAAAGAGGCGAAACCCGAAAATTTTGTTAAGCCGGGTGCAACCATTAAGCAACACGTCTGA
- the ppk1 gene encoding polyphosphate kinase 1, producing the protein MSQERLYIDKEISWLAFNERVLQEAADKRNPLIERVRFLGIYSNNLDEFYKVRFADVKRRILINEERGSRSASSHARHLIKKIQSKVAKADQEFDALYNDLLLEMARNQIFLINERQISPNQQIWLRQYFRQNLRKHITPILINPETDLVEFLKDDYTYLAVEIVQGQIIHYALLEIPSDKVPRFVILPTDQGRSKKKSMILLDNILRYCLDEVFKGFFDYDSLSAYSMKMTRDAEYDLATEMESSLLEMMSSTLKQRLTAEPVRFVYQRDMPDEMVALLRSKLGLSNNDSVIAGGRYHNFKDFINFPNEGSKFLLNKVIPRLRHVWFDNFRNGFDAIRERDVLLYYPYHTFEHVLELLRQASFDPSVISIKINIYRVAKDSRIIDSMIHAAHNGKRVTVVVELQARFDEAANIHWAKRLTEAGVHVIFSAPGLKIHAKLFIISRLENGEIIRYAHIGTGNFNEKTARLYTDYSLLTANTEITNEVRRVFSFIENPYRPVTFEHLMVSPQNSRILLNQLITNEIHSAQAGHPAGITLKVNNLVDEELVNRLYDASEAGVKVRLLVRGMCSLVPNQPGFSENIQVTSIVDRFLEHDRVYVFTNKGDEKIFLSSADWMTRNLDYRIEVAVALLDPQLKQRVLDILDIQFNDTVKARYIDKDLTNSYVPRGNKRKIRSQLAVYEYIKLLEQPDPRA; encoded by the coding sequence ATGTCCCAGGAACGACTCTATATTGATAAAGAGATCAGTTGGCTTGCGTTTAACGAACGTGTATTACAAGAAGCGGCTGATAAACGAAACCCGTTAATTGAAAGAGTCAGGTTTCTGGGGATCTATTCAAATAATCTTGATGAGTTCTACAAGGTTCGTTTTGCCGATGTAAAACGCCGTATTTTAATTAATGAAGAGCGTGGTTCACGCTCTGCATCAAGTCATGCTCGCCATCTTATAAAGAAAATTCAGTCAAAAGTGGCTAAAGCTGACCAAGAGTTTGACGCCTTATATAATGATTTGTTACTTGAAATGGCGCGAAATCAAATCTTTTTAATTAACGAACGTCAAATCTCACCGAATCAACAAATCTGGTTACGCCAATACTTCCGTCAAAATTTAAGAAAGCACATCACGCCTATTTTGATTAATCCTGAAACAGACTTAGTTGAGTTTCTTAAAGATGACTATACCTATTTAGCGGTTGAAATAGTGCAAGGGCAAATTATTCATTATGCCCTGCTAGAAATTCCATCAGATAAAGTACCTCGTTTTGTTATTCTGCCAACAGACCAAGGACGTAGTAAGAAAAAATCCATGATTTTATTGGATAATATTTTACGCTACTGTCTTGATGAGGTATTTAAAGGCTTTTTTGATTATGACTCATTAAGTGCTTATTCCATGAAAATGACGCGAGATGCCGAGTACGATCTTGCGACAGAAATGGAATCAAGCTTACTTGAAATGATGTCATCGACATTAAAACAGCGCCTTACCGCTGAGCCTGTCCGTTTTGTTTATCAACGGGATATGCCTGATGAAATGGTGGCTCTACTGCGTAGTAAATTAGGTTTATCAAATAATGACTCCGTAATAGCGGGCGGTCGTTATCATAATTTCAAAGATTTTATTAACTTCCCAAATGAAGGGAGTAAATTTCTTTTAAATAAAGTGATCCCGCGCTTACGCCATGTTTGGTTTGACAATTTCCGTAATGGCTTTGATGCGATACGTGAGCGAGATGTCTTGCTCTATTATCCTTATCATACCTTTGAGCATGTGCTGGAATTGTTGCGCCAAGCCTCTTTTGACCCAAGTGTTATCTCAATAAAAATCAACATTTACCGTGTTGCTAAAGATTCTCGGATCATTGATTCGATGATCCACGCTGCGCATAACGGTAAACGAGTCACAGTTGTCGTTGAGTTACAAGCACGTTTTGATGAAGCTGCAAATATCCACTGGGCCAAACGTCTGACAGAAGCGGGTGTACACGTTATTTTCTCAGCCCCAGGCCTGAAAATTCACGCGAAATTATTTATCATTTCACGTTTAGAAAATGGTGAAATTATTCGCTATGCTCATATCGGTACCGGGAACTTTAACGAAAAAACAGCGCGTCTTTATACTGACTATTCACTATTAACGGCGAATACCGAAATTACTAATGAAGTGCGTCGCGTCTTTAGTTTTATTGAAAACCCTTATCGCCCAGTGACTTTTGAACACTTAATGGTTTCACCACAAAACTCGCGTATTCTGTTAAATCAATTAATCACGAACGAAATTCACAGTGCCCAAGCCGGACATCCCGCGGGGATCACATTAAAAGTGAATAACTTAGTTGATGAAGAGCTCGTTAATCGCCTTTATGACGCGTCAGAAGCTGGCGTAAAAGTACGATTATTAGTACGCGGAATGTGTTCTTTAGTCCCTAATCAACCGGGATTTAGTGAGAATATTCAGGTAACCAGCATTGTTGACCGCTTTTTAGAACACGATCGTGTTTATGTATTTACGAATAAAGGAGATGAAAAAATCTTTCTCTCTTCTGCGGATTGGATGACGCGAAATCTTGATTATCGTATTGAAGTTGCAGTGGCTTTGCTTGATCCTCAACTTAAACAGCGCGTTCTTGATATTCTGGATATTCAATTTAATGACACCGTAAAAGCACGCTATATCGATAAAGATTTAACAAATAGCTATGTTCCTCGTGGAAATAAACGTAAGATCCGTTCCCAGCTTGCTGTCTATGAGTACATTAAATTGTTAGAACAACCAGATCCACGAGCGTAA
- the ppx gene encoding exopolyphosphatase — protein sequence MPLSQDDSSPRPLEIAAIDLGSNSFHMIIARVVNGALQVLSRLKQRVYLADGLDDDNELSEEAMLRGLSALSLFAERLQGFPAENVTVVGTHTLRVATNAKVFLQRAKEVIPYPIEIISGHEEARLIFMGVEHTQSEKGRKLVIDIGGGSTELVIGENFEPILIESQRMGCVSFSRQFFPEQKISESAFRKAREKAARKMEKIAWQYKMTGWDVALGASGTIKAAHEILVEFGEKDGVITPERLLMLTKQVLRFKKFKDIALPGLSDERKHVFVPGLAILCGIFDSLGLKALQLSDGALREGVLYEMEGRFRHQDIRQRTAKSLAEHYNIDREQAKRVLETMQSLYAQWAQQNPKLVRPDLEAILIWAVMLHEVGLSINLSGLHRHSAYILSNTDLPGFNQEQQLLLTTLVRYHRKGIKLDELPKFNLYKKKQYFPLVQILRLATLLNNQRQSTTKPASLRLVTDENHWTLYFPKKYLSDNTLMELDLEKEQEHWQSVPGWKLDIKEEYA from the coding sequence ATGCCTTTATCACAAGATGACTCTTCACCACGTCCTTTAGAAATTGCGGCTATTGACCTCGGTTCTAATAGTTTTCATATGATTATTGCGCGGGTGGTTAATGGCGCATTACAAGTATTAAGCCGTTTAAAACAGCGAGTTTATCTTGCTGATGGTCTTGATGATGATAACGAATTAAGCGAAGAAGCTATGTTACGTGGGCTTTCAGCCCTTTCTCTTTTTGCTGAAAGGTTACAGGGCTTTCCTGCGGAAAATGTCACCGTCGTGGGAACGCATACTTTGCGTGTCGCCACTAATGCAAAAGTCTTTCTTCAACGTGCCAAAGAAGTTATTCCTTATCCTATCGAAATTATTTCAGGACACGAAGAAGCCCGACTTATTTTCATGGGTGTTGAACACACTCAATCTGAAAAAGGCCGAAAGCTCGTTATTGATATCGGTGGTGGCTCAACAGAATTGGTTATTGGTGAAAATTTTGAACCAATCTTAATCGAGAGCCAACGCATGGGTTGTGTCAGTTTTAGCCGTCAATTTTTCCCAGAACAGAAAATCAGCGAATCCGCTTTTCGTAAAGCTCGAGAAAAAGCAGCGCGTAAAATGGAAAAAATTGCATGGCAATACAAAATGACTGGCTGGGATGTGGCTTTAGGGGCTTCAGGAACAATTAAAGCGGCTCATGAGATCTTAGTTGAGTTTGGTGAAAAAGACGGTGTTATCACACCAGAACGCCTACTTATGCTCACTAAACAAGTCTTACGATTTAAAAAATTTAAAGATATCGCCCTTCCGGGATTATCCGATGAACGTAAACATGTTTTTGTACCGGGTTTAGCGATTTTATGCGGCATCTTTGATTCTTTAGGATTAAAAGCCCTACAGCTATCTGATGGTGCATTACGTGAAGGTGTGCTTTATGAAATGGAAGGCAGATTTCGCCATCAAGATATTCGCCAACGCACAGCAAAAAGCCTTGCAGAGCACTATAATATCGATAGAGAGCAAGCAAAACGTGTTCTTGAAACAATGCAATCTCTCTACGCTCAGTGGGCACAGCAAAATCCTAAATTGGTTCGTCCTGATTTAGAAGCCATTTTAATCTGGGCTGTCATGTTACATGAAGTAGGATTAAGCATTAATTTAAGTGGTTTACATCGCCATTCTGCCTATATTCTTTCAAATACTGATTTACCCGGGTTTAATCAAGAGCAACAGCTGTTATTAACAACCCTAGTTCGATATCACCGAAAAGGGATCAAGCTAGATGAGTTGCCAAAATTTAATCTTTATAAAAAGAAACAGTATTTTCCACTCGTACAAATACTAAGATTAGCAACTTTACTTAATAATCAGCGACAATCGACGACAAAACCCGCATCTTTGCGTTTAGTTACAGATGAAAATCATTGGACGCTTT